A stretch of Anoplopoma fimbria isolate UVic2021 breed Golden Eagle Sablefish chromosome 4, Afim_UVic_2022, whole genome shotgun sequence DNA encodes these proteins:
- the clp1 gene encoding polyribonucleotide 5'-hydroxyl-kinase Clp1 → MATEGAETTSEDVPVPGKVSTRYDLEKETELRFEVESGEAAEQLELELLTGMAEVFGSELNRNKKYTFGPGSKIAVFTWQGCSVNLFGKPEVAYVSKDTPMLLYLNTHAALEQMRKQAERDNERGPRVMVVGPTDVGKSTVCRLLLSYAVRVGRRPTLVELDVGQSGVSVPGTVSALCIERPADVEEGFSVQAPLVYHFGSTTPGTNIKLYNKLTSCLAEVFSQRCEVNRKASVGGCIINTCGWVKGSGYQALVHCASAFEVDVVLVLDHERLYNELKRDLPHFVRVVLLPKSGGVVERSKECRRDTRDEKIREYFYGFRGVTFYPFSYEVRFSDVRIYKIGAPSIPDSCLPLGMSQDDTQLKLVPVTPGRDLTYHVLSVSSAEDGEEGARKGIVESPVCGFIVVTNVDTQTQVMKVLSPAPRPLPRHTLLIMDIRFMDMK, encoded by the exons ATGGCAACAGAGGGTGCGGAAACGACTAGTGAAGATGTTCCAGTACCTGGGAAGGTCAGCACCAGGTATGACCTGGAGAAGGAGACTGAACTAAGGTTTGAGGTGGAGTCAGGGGAGGCAGCAGAGCAACTCGAGCTGGAGCTCCTTACAGGAATGGCTGAGGTGTTCGGCTCAGAGCTGAACCGCAACAAGAAGTACACCTTTGGACCGGGCTCCAAGATCGCAGTTTTCACCTGGCAAGGCTGCAGTGTGAATCTTTTTGGGAAGCCAGAG GTGGCTTATGTGTCCAAGGATACTCCCATGCTGCTCTACCTAAACACACATGCGGCCCTAGAACAGATGAGAAAACAAGCAGAGAGGGACAATGAGAGGGGGCCAAGG GTGATGGTGGTGGGACCTACAGATGTGGGAAAGTCAACAGTGTGCCGCCTGCTATTAAGCTATGCTGTAAGGGTCGGCCGGAGGCCAACATTGGTGGAACTGGATGTTGGACAGAGTGGG GTGTCTGTACCGGGTACAGTGTCGGCACTATGCATTGAGCGCCCGGCAGACGTGGAGGAGGGTTTCTCAGTACAGGCTCCTTTGGTCTACCACTTTGGCTCTACTACCCCTGGGACCAATATCAAACTTTACAataag CTGACGTCATGCTTAGCCGAGGTGTTTTCCCAGCGATGTGAGGTGAACAGGAAGGCTAGCGTGGGAGGCTGTATCATCAACACCTGCGGCTGGGTGAAGGGCTCTGGATACCAGGCTCTAGTCCACTGTGCCTCTGCCTTCGAGGTGGATGTGGTGCTGGTGCTGGACCATGAGAGGCTCTACAATGAACTCAAACGAGACCTCCCTCACTTTGTACGAGTTGTGCTCCTACCCAAGTCCGGAGGGGTGGTGGAGCGCTCCAAAGAGTGCAGACGGGATACCCGGGATGAGAAGATCCGCGAGTATTTCTACGGCTTCCGTGGAGTGACCTTCTACCCCTTCTCTTATGAAGTGCGTTTCTCAGACGTCCGCATCTACAAGATCGGTGCACCATCCATCCCGGACTCCTGCTTGCCGCTGGGAATGTCTCAGGATGACACACAGCTAAAGCTGGTGCCTGTTACACCAGGGAGAGACCTCACGTATCATGTGCTAAGCGTGAGCAGTGCAGAAGACGGAGAGGAAGGTGCCAGAAAGGGTATAGTAGAGAGCCCTGTGTGTGGCTTTATAGTGGTGACTAATGTGGACACGCAAACACAGGTGATGAAAGTGCTGTCCCCAGCGCCCAGACCACTGCCCAGACACACTCTACTTATCATGGACATCCGCTTCATGGACATGAAATGA